Part of the Zingiber officinale cultivar Zhangliang chromosome 8A, Zo_v1.1, whole genome shotgun sequence genome, AGAGTGCCCTGCCAAATTTATTCATAAATTGAACAGAAGTTAATACTTTGACCCTCACAAAGAACAAGAAGATTCATCTGTGGTATAATCAAAAGAGGGACAAAAGCTTTCCAAGTCCAAATAAGTATATAGTTGAGATAATGGGAAAACATATATCATTTGATTACCTTTTGACTATGCAAGGAACTTTTGTTAGGTTGTTATGTAACAAGAAAAAAGCAATCTCTCTCCTCAACAAGGCAACATGTTTCAAAAATTCATAACAAATTGCTTAGATAAAAATAAACTATAGACAGTGATTGATAAATCTACCTTCAAGGCATGTTGGACAGACATCCTCCTCTTCAGAAGAAGGAAAGAGGTAAGTTACTTCTTTTCTGGCTTCTGCAGTGTTCTTTAATGAAGACTCAGGTATACAGAATTTGGATCGTGAGTCAAAGTCTGACTTAGATTTGCTTTCCATTCTCGACGATTCTGTCTCACAAACATTGCTACTTCTACATGATTCAGACTCCTCATGGTAATGGCTAAGGAACTTATTGTTGGACATAACTCCATGATGAGGCCGAGAAAATCTCGGATCATCATAAGGTATTGGCCTGGGAGGAGACTGGTATGTATCAGGAATAGAGTCATCAACACTAGGTGCTTGAGATACAAAAGTAATTCTCTCCTGCACAGATGAAGTAGCGGCATGCACTCCTCTTTGAAATAAAGCAATGTACTGcaaaaaataaaatggaaaaaaacAAGACTTTCTCAATAATAGAAATGGACCAAATATAGGTAAAGACATTTCAACTTCTTCATAACGATAGGAAATGTATAGTAGTTGATTTCAAAAACTAACTCAATAACATTAATCAAAAGCATGACCTAACAAAACATGAATTTCACAGATTGCTTTCATTAACATTGCCCTTTCCACTCCAGACTCCTTTTGTACCTTTAAATTGTTTTGGACAAGCATCAACTCAAAATATAACTTGAATAGGCTGACAATCAATTAAACAGAGTTCTCTTATCAGCATATAAAGTAGTAATTCCAGCCAGTATCTTGCTGAAGAACATGTAAATCATGGCAGTCTAGTACCAGCCAATTGCAACAGGAGTAGCCTGGAGGGCCTACACAACATTAGGCTATTCATGCCTGCCAGCAGATAATGGTAAAAGATGTCCTCTTTTTGAATTGAAACTTCTGAAGGTAAAAGGGGCATAGATTTTGTCTGCACCTTTTTGCCTGCTATAATATGCATCCTCATCGGACTCAATTTCAGCCCAAATACAAATGCCTCATAGAAGACAAGCAAGGAATTCATGAATCGTATCAAACAGCTCCTCCATAAAAAAGGGAAAACAAACTTCTCTATCAAGCTTTCATATTTCTCCAAAATAAAGCCAAAACCACTAGTGGCATATGGCAGTGAACTTGTGCATAGACTTTACACACACCATAATTGAAAAagtaaacaaataaagaaaaaacaataattaaagaaaataaattagaaattaattcaAGATTGATTATCCCAAGTACAATCGCCTCATGGAAGGCAAGCTAGGATTTCTTGAATCTTAATCAAACAGATCATCCATAGAATAAGGGAAAACAAACTTTTCTATCAAGCTTCACAATGTTTCCAACATAAAGCCAAAACCACTAGTGACATATGGAAGTGAACTTGTACATAGACTTTACGCACACCATAATCCATCCAAGGAAAGGAATAAAGCAAAAAACAataattaatagaaaataaattagaaattaattcgTGATTAGCATATCTACAATAAAAAGAAACAaactaagaaaaaaataaagataggtgtctaacaaattttaaatttgatttttttttcatttgataATTTGGATCCAATTagcattttctattttggaaataaagaaagaataatTATAATCACAATCAAGTCTtgcatatttttcttatttaaaatatttcttcCCATTTTGCTTTGAGTCAAGTCTATTAGACCATTTGTGCatctaaaggggggtgaatagcgctttaactgtaaataaaatattttcctcTTGCTTAGGTTAATGCACATAGTTGTGTGGAAAAAAGATGTCGGGGAATGTATAGGATCAAGGAGCACATAGGAAATATATCTGAAAATGTATCtggttgtcgaaaagcatctcaagaagatAAAAATAAGTGGAAAATAGCAATTTTAGTAGGGAAGAAcaaaaagaagaacaaaatagTGGAAGAATAAAGTTGCGGATGACTATAAAAAAGTCCTGAGATTAAAGGGATAGTTGGAATTAAAAAAACCTCACccacttggccccatggataAATATGCATCGGTAGTTGCTCTAAAAAATGTAAATTCATGTAGGAGTAAAGTGTTTcaccaaaaaaaatataaatgagactctttttaaagagagaactcaacaagttcaacaatatgtgggcagatgggtttatgaaaatggaatctcattcaatgttattaataatgataaCTCCAAGCAACTAATGGAAACAATTGGTCAATTTGGACCAAGATTCAAGCCtgcaactcaatatcaacttaggaaGCCACGGTTAAAAGctgaaattaaaaaaacaaagcaACTGCCGAAGAAACATaaagaagaatgggcaaagaatgggTGCTCAATCATaacagatgcatggagtgatagaaaaaaaaaagaggcatCTTAAATTTGTGTATTAATTGTAAGGAGGGAACTACATTTTTAGAGTGGAGTCTTCAAACGAGGCACATACAattgaacttatttttgagtatattgacaagtgtgttgaacaagtaaAAGCTCATAATATTATTCGGATTGTAATAAACAATGTCTCCAACAATATAGttgcagctaaattgatgagagaaaagtgatctgggatcttttggagttcatgtgcaactcacactgTTAATCTTAATActtgaaagtattggcaaacttccacgatatactTGAAACTCTCTTCTTTTTTAAAGATTCATATAAAAAAAGAATTAGGTTGAATGTCAATAGGTTGAATAATTTAGTATTTACCTAATTTAATGTCGATTGTTGaacaaaaaaataaaggaaaaaaaaatggcgatgtccttcttgcaaaagagGCTTCAAATACgcaaggttggattgtggatggtggggaagatgatgaagttgaactaggtttcgagctcacttggcaaatggttAATGAAACAAGCGGAGCAaatgaaaatctacaaccccaAAGAAGCTTTAGAATAAGAGACTTCACGAGGATGATTTTACGTCCAAAGAAGAATAGCAGGATCACaatgatgatattgagtttgtgtccgatgaagaacaagttgaaaattatgaagaagtagaataaatatgtgatattttattagttgtgtaattttgaactctaTTTTAAATTTGGTGTTATTGTGTTGGAATTATAGTATATGATTTATAGTATgtgatttattatataatttatattgataCAGTGGAATCCGCCTAACGACGTCTAGTCGGCCTAGGCGCTAGGCACTGGTCTAATGCCTGACTAGCACCTagtgaattttagaaccttggacATGTATGAGATAGAGGGGGTTGAATAACTCGCTTCACTTCTTTGAACTTGAATGGCAACGGAAAACTCAAAACAAAACTCTCAATCGCTAACACCTTCAATTTTACTTAGCATCCACCtctttgaggtgactaatctaaaagTTCACTCCTCACACTCACAACTCCACTATGAATGCCTCCTTCccgaaggcagagaagtctcGTATAAACTCGAGCacgagaatacaacaagaaataaaagTAATACACTGAATACAAACAACTTTACATCAATCTTGCTTTGAATGTTTGTTGCTTGGAAATACCTCTTGATCGGTTGGAAATACAGCAACACTTCGCTTCTAACTTCATAAGAACCAGCATGGAAGAAACTCCATGAAACCACCTTTTCTAGGGTTGTCTTTGGACAGGAAAATGCTTCCCAATCGATAGGATCCGACTATTCAAACATGCGATAGGATCCGACTGTTCAAACATGCAAAACGGCTCTTTTTCTcccaaccaatcgattggtaagtcataccaatcgattggcaacttctaattgattaaatcaatcaattCTAAAGCTTTTAGTTCTCTCACGAAGAGCCTCCAATTGATTACACCAATCTCTAAATCGAGTACCCTAATCGATTCCAGAGCCTTCTGTACTCTTCGTGaaaacctcccaatcgattgccctaatcgattcAGAACCTTTATATTCGCGGCGAAAAATTCATTACTCCGATAGATTCCGGATCTATTTTTCGCGAAaccctctcccaatcgattggcgatCTCGCTAATCGATTCACTCTGCTCAATCAATTAAGTCAATCAATTTGAGTAGAAAAACTTGAACTTTCGGGTTTAGGGTTTGTCATTCAATTAATGAATCCCATCAATCGATTGCTAACCCTAATTTCAACCTTTTCAAGACTGAAATCACGTCTTGCCTAGCTGACCTCAACCTACCAAGACTTCCGATGGCCCAACATCTAGTTTGTGACGTGTTAGGATTTCCCGTTACCTAGCATCCGGTTAACCTTGCCAGGGctttttcaccaagtgttcgatcaacctttACCTACATGGATTTTTCTCTCCTGTTGACCTCAACCTATCGAGACTTTCATTGCCCAACATCCAATCATTTGTGACCTCGCATTCGGTTAAGCTTGACCTGTCAgggcttcctcaccaagtgtcagtcaacctttgatccacttggacttttccctagtCTAGCCcagctaggacttccattgcctagccaCGATAGGACTTCCGTTGCCTAGCCCTACTAAGCCTTCCACTACCTAGCtccgctaggacttccattggctagttcccaactaggtcttccatCGCCTAACCTCCCGGgcttcttcactaagtgtccAATTAACATTTGACCCACTTTGATTTTTCCCTACAATCGACCTCAACCTACCAGGACTTCTATTGCCCAACATCCAATCATCCGTGACCTGTTGGGGCTTCCTGTTGcctagtatccgatcaacctttacATGTCAAGGCTTCTTCGCCAAGCTTCCGGTAAACCTTTGACCAACTTGAATTTTTCCCTTGCTTAGCCCCGCTAGAACTTCCATTGCCTAGCCCTGCTAGGGCTTTCGTTgcttagttcccaactaggtcttccactgcccaaccctgctaggacttccattgcctagttcccAATTAGAACTTCTTATTTTCTATCATCCGGTTAGGACTTCCCGTTGCCTAACCTCCGGTATGGACTTCCCGTTGCCTAACCTCCGGTATGGACTTCCTCAAAGTATTTGGTCCTTTCTTGAccaacttgacttctctctcccataatgtcaaatatcaaaactcaagctcgaaTCAATCCGAACTTAGTCAATTTGGTCAACCCTGaggacgattgcaccaacatctaCTTTATTCGACCATAATGTGAGAAATATGAGTTACAATGGTGTTTGCATGACTTTCCAACTTATTTACAcacaagtttaatttttaaattagagGATATGCTAATTTGTTGGGTGAAATTTGAGTCTCTCTTTATGTGTTGAGTTTGTTATAGGATATGAAAATTCATTCCTATTACTGCCTTAGCGCTGCATGATTTGAATAAAGGTCGGGATAACATTCTCCTCCTATAATGGCAATGGCAACCAAAAAGAAATGACGCATTCAAAGACGACAATGACGATGAcgacaacaaccaagccttatctccTAAAAAAACATCTATTTCTTACTTATTCAAAAACACATCTAAAAAATATGAACAATGAAGAAATATTGTTGAATAGAGTTAGCAGAGTAATTGTTGCCTATGCCTAACAACTCACCTGGAGTCAAGTATCTCCACAGTTGAAGAGAATAATGCaaacaaagaaattaaaaataaaaaataaaaaataaaaataattgaaaaaaaatggAGATTATTTTCATATTAACATATTTACAATGAAAGGAAACAAACTAGAAAATCTTTGAGACCGGCCTatttacaataaattttaaatttgatttttccgTTTGATAATTTGAAGTCAAATGGCATTTCCTATTTTGTAATAAATAGAGAATAATTATAGCCTCAATTGAGTCTAGTCTATTTTCCTTGTTTACAATATTTATTTTTTCGTTTGCTTTGAGTATGTAAATAAAAGAAATTGTGTTGAGTTATGTACAattgttaaattttaaattatctaattCCCTTCTTCAATTTCACTTCAAGTACTTCGTGGTTCAACGATTCAATTTTAGTGTTACATCACTACCCATCATACTAATAGGATCTAGAAATATGACCAATATTACCAACAAAGAAGGTAAAGTAGAAGACAACTCCTAATTAGAATGTTCTCCTTGCTAACTAACCTCATTTTAAGGAATATATACATAGTTATCTatatattttataccaaaaggtTATGTGAATCTTTCTAAAAACATGACTGCAATATTTTCTTtgcattattatttttctttacaaGTATATGTTGATGCTCAATAAGCAAGCTTCTAATATAATTCCATTATGCTATTAAGGACCACTAACtaacaatgaaaaaaaaatcctacAATTATTGAAATGTGTTGTACATAACAGAATAAAAAAACCAAAAACCTCTTAATCTGATTGGGCAGGGATCCTTATCTTTGATTTAGTGTAAAGAAGTTAGATATCAATTGCAATTAGTCAAAAAGACTATTAAATTATGTCAAAAAGTTTCATGCAGCGTGTTCACCTTTTCATTGGACTTGCTTAGTTTTAGTCATCAAAGATCTATAATTAAGTCTGATTGCTTTATAAAGAATGAGGGCTCATGGATGAATGATGCATCACAATTTGACTGTGGCAGTTAATAGAATGGATATGCGTGAAGCGTGATTGTCAGATACAATCCAACTACGTTCTCCACTTCTCCTCAACAATCATTTAGGGTGGCAATACTAGAAGTAATACAGCAGTGGATCATTCATTACACAATTTCAAATCACCTGGCATTATGAGCTCAATAACGATTCAATGAGAGAAATTGATTATAGAAAGGGAGAAGCAACACAAGTAATCAATAAAAGCTCAACTTAGAACTCCAAAGCTCACCAAGGCACTTGAGCCAAAGGACCCGACTAATCCTATAGCCAACAATGATCATTATCATCATCAAAGTGTGTTTGTCCCAATTATTTAGGACTCTTATCCCTCCATCCATTGAGCTCTATGCAAAGCTATATATGTCATCAGTAATAATCAAATAAATGAAATCATTTTATTATATTCACTAATTTTTTCTTAGACCTTCCAATACCTTGTATAGCTTCTTCTCTAATAGATTTAAGTCTTCTAACAATAGAATATATTGGGCGCTTGTGAACATGTTCATACCATCTCAACTTATTTTTCCTCATTTCATCAACTTTAGGTGCATTGTGTTTGTCCCAACTATTTGGGATTGGCTATATGAATCTCATTAATTGCCAATAAGCTTTATGTAAGGCAATACCActaataatattcaaattaatgaaatatctTTTATTATATTGTCTGATGGTTTTTCGTGTCTCTCTCTATTTGTTACACCTTCCACTttaatagatttaatttttctcCTCATACTAATATCAACTTTTTATTGAATGTGTTATGTAATTTCAACATATCCCCACGTTTTCATCTATTGGAGCTATATCTAATAGCTCTTAAATTAATTGCTCTTAGATATTAGTTTTCTTATTATTTTATAGCCAACAATGCTTTACCTAATTTGACGTGTAGCCCCTTCAAAAGAGTGTTTccaacacaaatttgatttccacAGTATTAATCTCTCATGATGAAATAATGTATTGCTGCTATTAGATCTTGTGTTTCTAGTCACATCTTATGTATTTTGCAAACAAGTAAGAATAATGTCATAGACATTATTATATTAGGTATCTGACCATCTATTTCTTACAAATAGCATATAGGAATATAGTGTTAATGTGTTTTAAAGGTTCAATACTAGAGAATTAAGAAGATGTACGACTACACTTCGGCTAGATTGTTATGTCAAACACTCAAAAACAACATGTTAGATGCAGATCCCCAAGAATTTAGCAACACTGAGAAGAGGTGTACCACATTAATGAATTGTTGACCCAAATATCTAAGGCAGATGCAATTTCTGAAAGCCAAAGCATTAGAATGTGGATGTTCCTCCATATCCTGGTGAAGAAAGCAAGAACAAACAGATCCCATATCCACAATTTACCCTGTCCAAAAATCTCGTTCCAACAGGACACTTCCAGTTTCCCAACTCAGAAATCTGATTAAATCAAGCATTCCGGGAAATAAATTCGTTGCTCCTCGTCTAATCGAAGGgcataaaggaaaaggaaattggATGCAAGCCTGCAGAGATAATAAAATTTCAGCAATAATTGGATTTAGAAATAAAATATCGGTAAATGAGCAATACAATTATCGCGATTAAAAGATCATGTCTATCAAATACACTAAAGAAAATACCGCCATGTAGTCAAATACGGGAGGACCCAGATTACAAGAACTCCGATCCACCTAAAAGAACTGATCTTTGGTGTAAAAACGCATTTAGACGAGATTAAAATGCTTGGTTGATCGAATCCCTTTTTAGCAATCATTTTTTCCCCATTTTAGGAGCCAGTGATGCCTCCAGAAACGAGATCCAAAACATAGCTTATTACAATAGCAAACAACAAGTTTAAAATACAAATCCAGTAGCTCTATCTATGATCATCGAGATCGCAGATCGAGAGAAACGAACTtataaaaaattccttttatgaAAATTACCAGAAGTcgagctaagaaagcatcagctgTGTCAGATGGAATCGGACAAACCCCGTGGGAAAATTATTAGGGTTGAAATCTCTCTCCTCGGTAATCTTCGCCGAGGGCGAGAAAACGAGGAAGGAGAGTGAAACTGGGGATTTGGCCTTTGTTCATAATGGCGCATTAAGCTACTTTTCAGGACGTCATTGGACCCCTTTACACGGCACGAATCCGATTCTTTATATGTACTGTTAATTTTAGACAAATTTTGGGATCCGATATCCAATAACTCTGCGTTGCGAAAGttccttcaattttttatttttactttactACTGAGATTTTTTACTAATTTGATTTCTTTTTACGTCTGATAGAATTACTTTTAGATTAATTACATTAATACTTTTGAAGTAATATAAAAAAGATAAGATATTCTTTATTTTTAGTATCATAAAAAAATTGttctatttaaaaaatatataacttCTGCATTTTAAAAATACTCTTTTCCTCTTGAGGCATACCACCGGGGGTAATGGTCAAGAGCTCCTATTTATTAGGACCCCAAatttgacatatatatataatatatatattatatatacttagattattttaataaaaaattgaaaaaatatatttgattggattattttaataaagtctaaaaaatatatatatattgttgaattgttttaataaagatcaaaaaatatattttttttctattaaaatttaagaaaaaaaatctaaaaaagaaaaaaaatagaagaaagataaACGCTCATTTTTTTCCTTTCCAAGATTTTATTTCTTGTATAATTCTTTCTTCATTAATTTGTTTAGACTCTAAAAAGTAAAGTATGAATCTTGAACACTAATTTCCTCCCTTCTCTTTGAATCTcttataattaaattagaaaaatttattaattttagtttcatcaacattattattcatcaatatataaacttacaacgtaaattacctacttatctatatttttttcttattgtcaatatccaatattgatttttaatattgtattggagtcaataatttatgatttttcttacagatttgaaagagtttaaataaatcatcccaattttaatcatcataaaataaattatatcgaTTCCTTTAAGCACAAaccagatttttttattttttgactattattttcactgctggtgtttatttcattgttagttttgttgttgattttgtgtgttttatttttacacttgaaatttgtaataaaaacatatttccaaaaaaatatcaaacttg contains:
- the LOC122009882 gene encoding E3 ubiquitin-protein ligase At3g02290-like codes for the protein MGSVCSCFLHQDMEEHPHSNALAFRNCICLRYLGQQFINVYIALFQRGVHAATSSVQERITFVSQAPSVDDSIPDTYQSPPRPIPYDDPRFSRPHHGVMSNNKFLSHYHEESESCRSSNVCETESSRMESKSKSDFDSRSKFCIPESSLKNTAEARKEVTYLFPSSEEEDVCPTCLEEYTSEDPKIIMQCSHHFHLGCIYEWMERSEACPVCGKMMVFKEAT